From one bacterium genomic stretch:
- a CDS encoding enoyl-CoA hydratase, giving the protein MPINPDSVGLKGEPVRRSWKSKDALLYALGVGAGTEELAFTTENTKDTPQRVLPTMAVVLGGGGVPFDKLGSFNAALMLHGAQGIELLDEIPAEGEIESTGSIGAIWDKGKAASVEMLSESINVATGKPLFRTKMTAFLRGEGGWGGERGPSPTWELPSKKADHEVRYSTRADQPLIYRLSGDRNPLHSDPSFAKLGGFERPILHGLCSYGFTGRALLHSLCDGDPARFKAMDARFSKPVMPGDDLVVSIWANGNEAQFQTKNQDGDVVIDQGVVKFA; this is encoded by the coding sequence ATGCCTATCAATCCCGATTCAGTCGGCCTAAAGGGTGAGCCCGTCCGACGCTCCTGGAAGTCCAAAGACGCACTCCTGTACGCGCTCGGTGTCGGTGCCGGAACTGAAGAGCTGGCCTTTACCACGGAGAACACCAAGGACACTCCCCAACGCGTGTTGCCGACCATGGCCGTCGTTCTGGGCGGAGGCGGTGTTCCGTTCGACAAGCTCGGGTCCTTCAACGCGGCGTTGATGCTCCACGGTGCCCAGGGCATCGAGTTGCTCGACGAGATTCCCGCGGAAGGCGAGATCGAAAGCACGGGATCGATTGGGGCGATCTGGGACAAGGGCAAGGCCGCCTCGGTGGAGATGCTCTCGGAGTCGATCAACGTCGCCACGGGCAAGCCGCTGTTCCGCACGAAGATGACCGCCTTCCTGCGCGGAGAAGGGGGCTGGGGTGGCGAGCGCGGCCCTTCGCCGACCTGGGAGTTGCCGAGCAAGAAGGCGGACCACGAGGTTCGCTACTCGACCCGGGCAGATCAGCCGCTGATCTACCGGCTGTCGGGTGATCGCAACCCGCTCCACTCAGATCCTTCGTTTGCAAAGCTGGGCGGATTCGAGCGACCCATCCTGCACGGTCTTTGCAGCTACGGCTTCACGGGCCGTGCACTCTTGCACTCGTTATGCGACGGCGACCCCGCGCGCTTCAAGGCAATGGACGCGCGCTTCTCCAAGCCGGTCATGCCCGGTGACGACCTCGTCGTATCGATCTGGGCCAATGGAAACGAAGCGCAGTTTCAGACAAAGAATCAGGACGGCGACGTGGTCATCGACCAGGGCGTCGTGAAGTTCGCCTAG
- a CDS encoding acyl-CoA dehydrogenase: MAEIRDEELRERTRALLEEVHPDDPAVDRVTFRGAQFDHGLGMVHFPEGRGGLGFQPKQQQVVNDELRLRTKTRYRDSIVNLIGIGMAAPTLLTYASEELQKRFLRPIFTGEEIWCQLFSEPGAGSDLAALGTRAERAGEEWLVNGQKVWTTLAHVSRFGMLLARTDPERPKHDGLSYFILDMQAPGVEVRPLHQITGEAEFNEVFLSDVRIPDDWMLGNEGQGWRVAITTLMNERVAIGGGEGVGRRKPIDHLLDIWKQRTESPTAARGSAARTAVQRDRVTQLWIESRLLEITSSRARTARRQGNPGPEGAVGKLTSAELTQRIYEACLDVLGSDGLAYAPGYELRRPSGISRDPQDAAMHWYLRSRAASIEGGTSQIMRNILGERILGLPSEPRVDKDRAWSALRKGDAE; encoded by the coding sequence ATGGCTGAGATTCGCGACGAAGAACTGCGGGAACGCACCCGCGCTCTCCTCGAGGAGGTCCATCCGGACGATCCCGCCGTGGATCGCGTGACCTTCCGAGGTGCGCAGTTCGACCACGGCCTGGGTATGGTGCATTTCCCGGAAGGGCGCGGGGGGCTCGGATTCCAGCCGAAGCAGCAACAGGTCGTCAATGACGAGCTGCGACTGCGGACAAAGACCCGTTACCGGGACTCCATCGTCAATCTGATCGGCATTGGCATGGCGGCCCCCACTCTGCTGACCTACGCATCCGAAGAGCTTCAAAAGCGCTTCTTGCGGCCGATCTTCACCGGTGAAGAGATCTGGTGTCAGCTTTTCAGCGAGCCCGGCGCGGGATCCGACCTCGCCGCACTCGGAACGCGGGCCGAGCGCGCGGGCGAAGAGTGGCTCGTCAACGGACAGAAGGTCTGGACAACGCTTGCGCATGTCTCCCGCTTCGGAATGCTACTTGCGCGCACGGACCCGGAACGACCCAAGCACGACGGCCTCAGCTACTTCATCCTCGACATGCAAGCTCCCGGCGTCGAAGTTCGGCCGCTGCATCAGATCACGGGTGAAGCCGAGTTCAACGAGGTCTTCCTGAGCGACGTGCGAATTCCCGACGATTGGATGCTGGGAAACGAAGGACAGGGCTGGCGAGTCGCGATCACGACCTTGATGAACGAGCGTGTTGCAATCGGCGGCGGTGAAGGCGTTGGCCGCCGAAAACCGATCGACCACCTGCTCGACATCTGGAAACAGCGGACTGAATCGCCAACGGCCGCCCGGGGTTCCGCCGCGCGCACAGCGGTGCAGCGCGATCGGGTGACTCAGCTTTGGATCGAATCCCGTCTTCTCGAAATAACATCGAGCCGAGCACGAACGGCGCGGCGACAGGGAAATCCCGGACCCGAAGGAGCCGTTGGAAAGCTCACATCTGCGGAGCTGACCCAGCGGATCTACGAGGCTTGCCTCGACGTACTGGGAAGCGACGGCCTCGCCTACGCACCCGGCTACGAACTACGGCGCCCCAGCGGAATCTCGCGCGATCCCCAGGACGCCGCCATGCATTGGTATCTGCGCAGCCGCGCAGCCTCGATCGAGGGCGGAACCTCACAGATCATGCGGAATATTCTCGGCGAGCGGATCCTCGGACTTCCGAGTGAGCCCCGCGTCGACAAGGACCGCGCCTGGTCCGCGCTGCGCAAGGGGGATGCGGAATGA
- a CDS encoding helix-turn-helix transcriptional regulator, with protein MSANTNERPLRSDARASRASLLAAAKQLVAEDGLDALTVVAVAQRAGLNRSTAYQHFRQREDLVHAVGAQFARELRETFGQTRDLGDQIDFFAHHFRENPDIARIWMFHLLRDDETVSKPGWDEYVSALERLADSPRSQDGIDAEMLCVIGMTSALVWSLMVRQRCTSEDQARSETSRFARELKRLFLHGALRPERWPELANELAQ; from the coding sequence ATGAGCGCCAATACGAACGAGCGACCGTTGCGAAGCGACGCCCGAGCCAGTCGCGCGAGTCTTCTGGCCGCTGCGAAGCAGCTCGTCGCAGAAGATGGACTCGATGCACTGACGGTCGTCGCGGTCGCTCAGAGAGCCGGCCTCAATCGGAGCACCGCCTATCAGCACTTCCGGCAACGCGAAGACCTGGTCCACGCGGTCGGGGCGCAATTCGCGCGCGAACTCCGCGAGACGTTCGGCCAGACCCGGGATCTGGGTGATCAGATCGACTTCTTTGCCCACCACTTCCGAGAGAATCCCGACATCGCGCGGATCTGGATGTTCCATCTCCTGAGAGACGACGAAACCGTGTCCAAGCCCGGCTGGGATGAATACGTGTCCGCTCTCGAACGGCTCGCCGATAGCCCGCGCAGCCAGGACGGCATCGACGCTGAGATGTTGTGCGTGATCGGAATGACGTCGGCCCTGGTATGGTCGTTGATGGTTCGTCAGCGATGCACGAGCGAAGATCAGGCCCGCAGCGAGACGAGCCGATTTGCTCGCGAACTCAAACGGCTGTTTCTCC
- a CDS encoding AMP-binding protein, which produces MTPGSIISGERILTRERLFKRAGQASSGFNSLGIGAGDAVAIMLRNDFPFFEATFAAGRLGAHAVPINWHYMGEETEHILRDSGAKALVVHADLLAQIEDSLPENVTVLVVPTPTEIREAYRIDPERAEVPADRLSWDAWIDGFPDWVEPPRDSPGAMIYTSGTTGQPKGVRRKPANAEQMSLGRKIGAQLYGFGPQMRAVVTGPMYHIAPNTFAIVAAALGDRVVLQPRFDPEELLALIEQHEVSSLNLVPTMFNRLLRLPDSVRTRYDLSSLTNVVHNAAPCAPEVKRAMIEWWGPVIWELYGGTESGPAAGCGSEEWLAHPGSVGKALPGSTIRILDDDGKELPSGEVGEVFMRSEANSEFTYHGREDERRAIERTGLITLGDMGYLDGDGFLFLCDRKRDMVISGGVNIYPAEIESVLIGVESVADCAVFGIPDDEFGESLIAIIEPEPGTSPSADSIKLALEGRLARYKIPRRIEFSTELPREDSGKIFKRKLRDQYWSDENRRI; this is translated from the coding sequence ATGACGCCCGGTTCAATCATCAGCGGGGAAAGGATCCTGACGCGCGAACGCTTGTTCAAGCGCGCGGGCCAGGCGTCGAGTGGTTTCAACTCTTTGGGAATCGGCGCGGGCGATGCGGTGGCCATCATGCTCCGCAACGACTTCCCGTTCTTCGAAGCGACTTTCGCAGCGGGTCGCCTGGGCGCTCACGCGGTCCCGATCAACTGGCACTACATGGGCGAGGAGACCGAGCACATCCTGCGCGATTCCGGGGCGAAGGCCCTGGTCGTGCACGCAGATCTGCTTGCGCAGATCGAAGACTCCCTTCCCGAAAACGTGACCGTACTCGTCGTTCCGACTCCGACCGAGATCCGCGAGGCCTACCGTATCGATCCCGAACGAGCGGAGGTTCCAGCGGACCGCCTGAGCTGGGACGCCTGGATCGACGGATTCCCCGACTGGGTAGAGCCGCCCCGCGATTCACCCGGTGCCATGATCTACACGTCGGGTACAACGGGTCAGCCCAAGGGCGTGCGCCGGAAGCCCGCAAACGCGGAGCAGATGTCGCTGGGCCGGAAGATCGGCGCCCAGCTGTACGGCTTCGGTCCGCAGATGCGCGCAGTGGTAACCGGACCGATGTATCACATCGCACCGAACACCTTTGCCATCGTGGCTGCGGCCCTCGGCGACCGCGTCGTACTCCAGCCCCGCTTCGACCCCGAAGAGCTACTGGCATTGATCGAACAGCACGAGGTCAGTTCACTCAATCTCGTGCCCACGATGTTCAACCGCCTGCTTCGACTTCCCGATTCGGTTCGAACTCGCTACGACCTCAGCTCGCTGACCAATGTCGTACACAACGCCGCGCCCTGCGCCCCCGAGGTCAAGCGCGCCATGATCGAATGGTGGGGCCCGGTCATCTGGGAACTCTACGGCGGTACCGAGTCGGGACCTGCGGCCGGTTGCGGAAGTGAAGAATGGCTTGCGCATCCGGGTAGCGTGGGAAAGGCCCTGCCCGGCTCGACGATTCGCATCCTCGATGACGATGGAAAGGAATTGCCATCGGGTGAGGTAGGCGAGGTGTTCATGCGCAGCGAAGCGAACTCCGAGTTCACCTACCACGGACGGGAAGACGAACGACGCGCGATCGAACGCACCGGTCTGATCACTCTGGGAGACATGGGGTACCTGGACGGGGACGGCTTCCTGTTTCTGTGCGATCGCAAGCGAGACATGGTCATCTCGGGCGGTGTCAACATCTACCCCGCGGAGATCGAATCCGTCCTGATCGGAGTGGAAAGCGTCGCCGATTGTGCGGTCTTCGGCATCCCGGACGACGAGTTTGGCGAATCACTGATCGCAATCATCGAGCCTGAACCGGGAACCTCCCCGAGCGCCGATTCCATAAAGCTGGCGTTGGAAGGAAGGCTCGCGCGCTACAAGATCCCGCGCCGAATCGAGTTTTCGACGGAGCTTCCGCGGGAAGACTCCGGGAAGATCTTCAAACGCAAGCTCCGCGACCAGTACTGGAGCGACGAGAACCGACGCATCTGA
- a CDS encoding dehydratase, protein MPMNTELVGRSYPETRYRVSTEATQKYALATNDFNPRFFEGAPDLIAPPVFPVVYHPRALGQAIGDPELGIDFKRALHGEQDMRFHAPIRPDDEITTAARIESIRAKGTGETITLDLVSHNQNGVLVESTLFTLFVRGPSGAPSNDREKSAAERPAPASDPIARVAQQLDDDQTFRYSEASGDRTKIHLDEGAARRAGLPGIIGHGLCTMAFVSRALIDELADGDPTRLARLSLRFAQPVIPGETLETSIWSSDTPGTFSFETVDPRKAPVVSQGLVEIRSETS, encoded by the coding sequence ATGCCGATGAATACCGAACTCGTAGGACGATCGTATCCCGAGACCCGCTATCGAGTCAGCACCGAAGCGACCCAGAAGTACGCGCTGGCGACAAACGATTTCAATCCTCGATTCTTCGAAGGCGCTCCCGACCTGATCGCACCCCCTGTGTTCCCAGTCGTCTATCACCCGCGCGCACTCGGACAGGCGATCGGCGACCCCGAGCTTGGCATCGACTTCAAACGCGCCCTCCACGGTGAGCAGGACATGCGCTTTCACGCGCCGATCCGCCCGGATGACGAGATCACCACGGCAGCTCGCATTGAGTCGATTCGCGCAAAGGGAACGGGCGAGACCATCACGCTGGACCTGGTTTCGCACAATCAGAACGGCGTGTTGGTGGAGTCGACGCTCTTCACGCTATTCGTACGAGGACCGTCGGGCGCTCCGAGCAACGACCGCGAAAAGAGCGCCGCCGAGCGCCCGGCTCCGGCAAGCGATCCGATCGCGCGAGTTGCGCAACAACTCGACGACGACCAGACGTTCCGCTACTCGGAGGCGTCGGGAGATCGCACGAAGATCCATCTGGACGAAGGGGCGGCCCGACGAGCCGGGCTTCCCGGCATCATCGGGCACGGGCTGTGCACGATGGCCTTCGTTTCACGGGCCCTCATTGACGAGTTGGCCGACGGCGATCCGACCCGACTTGCACGCCTATCGTTGCGTTTCGCTCAGCCTGTGATTCCGGGCGAAACACTCGAAACTTCGATCTGGTCTTCGGACACGCCGGGAACCTTCAGCTTCGAAACAGTCGACCCCCGCAAAGCCCCGGTTGTTTCTCAGGGTCTTGTCGAGATCCGTTCCGAGACATCATGA
- a CDS encoding carboxymuconolactone decarboxylase family protein, with product MSEPRIPLLPIDEAKQAASKMNVHEAVADLSIFRILFRQPQLAKRVNDLLMTLLFKGSLDGRLRELIIMRIGWATGSVYEWTQHWRIARQLGVEESDLLALRDWQKHTHWSDADRAILRATDETLENGAISGETWTECAKHLHSDAEQLELVCAIGAWRMISQILKSLEVPLEDGVAPWPPDGLRPEGEVS from the coding sequence ATGAGCGAACCGCGAATTCCCCTGCTTCCGATCGACGAAGCGAAGCAGGCGGCCTCCAAGATGAATGTTCACGAGGCCGTCGCCGACCTGAGCATCTTCCGCATCCTGTTTCGCCAGCCCCAACTGGCGAAACGAGTGAACGATCTCTTGATGACCTTGCTCTTCAAAGGCTCACTCGATGGACGCCTGCGTGAACTCATCATCATGCGCATCGGCTGGGCCACCGGGTCGGTCTACGAATGGACCCAACACTGGCGAATCGCACGACAGCTCGGTGTGGAAGAATCCGATCTGCTGGCTCTACGCGACTGGCAGAAACACACGCACTGGTCCGATGCCGACCGAGCCATCCTGCGCGCGACCGATGAGACCCTCGAAAACGGAGCCATCTCAGGAGAGACCTGGACCGAGTGCGCGAAACACCTGCACAGCGATGCCGAGCAACTCGAACTGGTTTGCGCCATCGGCGCCTGGCGGATGATCTCGCAGATCCTCAAGAGTCTGGAAGTACCGCTCGAAGACGGCGTAGCTCCGTGGCCGCCGGACGGGCTTCGCCCGGAAGGTGAGGTCTCCTGA
- a CDS encoding alcohol dehydrogenase catalytic domain-containing protein — protein sequence MTLPKTSLAMVQTAARTLEPMDIPLPEIDDDSGLVRIEACGICGSDYEQFEGVLRTPMPAVPGHEPLGVVAKIGDRAAQRWGVDVGDRVAVETMLSCHHCGPCLGGSYHLCNSRRIYSYIPLSDAPGLWGSYAQYMYLDPNCVVHKVDSSLDASTAVMFNPLGAGFRWAVEIPGTGPGDTVLIQGPGQRGLASVLACREAGAAKIIVTGLEADAQKLALAREFGAHATIDVQNENVRTRVKELTDGRGADVVVDVSSYATEPVAQSLDYVRMGGTVVLAGVKGFKEVPGFVSDKVVMKEITIKGAIGVTSTGYANAIRLLESRKYPVERMHTHDFDLREAELAIRTLAREIPGEESIHSCLIPEA from the coding sequence ATGACGCTTCCGAAAACCAGCCTTGCAATGGTGCAGACGGCCGCTCGCACCCTCGAGCCCATGGATATTCCGCTACCGGAGATCGACGACGACTCCGGTCTGGTTCGAATCGAAGCCTGCGGCATCTGCGGCAGCGATTACGAGCAGTTCGAGGGAGTCCTTCGCACACCCATGCCGGCCGTGCCCGGCCACGAACCACTCGGGGTGGTCGCCAAGATCGGCGATCGTGCGGCGCAGCGTTGGGGTGTGGACGTGGGCGATCGAGTTGCCGTAGAGACCATGCTCTCGTGCCACCACTGCGGCCCTTGTCTCGGTGGTTCCTATCATCTCTGCAACTCGCGACGCATCTACTCCTACATCCCGCTCTCGGACGCTCCCGGACTCTGGGGGTCCTACGCCCAGTACATGTACCTCGACCCGAACTGTGTGGTTCACAAGGTCGACTCGAGCCTCGATGCGTCGACGGCCGTGATGTTCAATCCTTTGGGTGCGGGCTTTCGCTGGGCCGTCGAGATTCCGGGAACCGGCCCGGGTGACACCGTTCTGATTCAGGGTCCCGGGCAACGAGGCCTGGCGAGCGTGCTCGCCTGCCGCGAGGCCGGTGCAGCGAAGATCATCGTCACCGGGCTCGAAGCCGACGCCCAGAAGCTCGCGCTCGCGCGCGAGTTCGGAGCGCACGCCACCATCGACGTCCAAAACGAGAATGTCCGCACTCGCGTCAAGGAACTCACCGATGGACGCGGAGCCGATGTGGTCGTCGACGTCTCTTCTTACGCCACCGAGCCCGTCGCGCAGTCCCTCGACTACGTGCGCATGGGCGGCACGGTCGTACTCGCCGGGGTGAAGGGCTTCAAAGAGGTCCCGGGCTTTGTTTCAGACAAGGTCGTCATGAAGGAAATCACCATCAAAGGTGCGATCGGCGTCACGAGTACGGGCTACGCCAACGCGATCCGCCTGCTCGAATCGCGCAAGTACCCGGTCGAGCGCATGCACACCCACGACTTCGACCTGCGAGAGGCCGAGCTCGCCATTCGCACCCTGGCCCGGGAGATCCCCGGCGAGGAATCGATTCACTCCTGCTTGATTCCCGAAGCATAA
- a CDS encoding PaaI family thioesterase, translating into MEEIRSWVENSPYSKFLGVRLDHIDEKSARLILPYQDENSNPGKALHGGCAASLGAIGGQAVARAALGPESGAWHTAQMQVSYLAAAIGEDVIAEAELLRRGKELCFVSIGVKTAEGKQIASITTTVRGRMGAELVETAASSGDHGESDPGPMGPHIGKVPFIGNRGIAVEHMAGGTSRLVMPYSENNADLAGGVHEGAVLALLDTTGAMGSWAESGPGRYKASTVSMQLQNLAPAPKADLVAYGRCAQRDGAIFWTDVEVASAVDGRIASRGTVLYRIVT; encoded by the coding sequence ATGGAAGAAATCCGCAGCTGGGTCGAAAACTCACCGTACAGCAAGTTTCTGGGCGTTCGCCTCGACCATATCGACGAGAAGAGCGCGCGTTTGATCCTGCCGTATCAAGACGAGAACTCGAACCCCGGCAAGGCTCTGCACGGTGGCTGTGCCGCCTCACTCGGTGCGATCGGCGGCCAGGCCGTGGCGCGCGCTGCGCTCGGTCCCGAGTCCGGCGCCTGGCACACGGCCCAGATGCAGGTGAGCTACCTCGCGGCCGCAATCGGCGAGGACGTGATCGCCGAAGCGGAGTTGCTGCGACGCGGCAAGGAACTCTGCTTCGTTTCAATCGGCGTCAAGACTGCGGAAGGGAAACAGATCGCGAGCATCACGACCACCGTGCGCGGGCGCATGGGCGCGGAACTCGTCGAGACCGCTGCATCCAGCGGCGATCACGGGGAAAGTGATCCCGGCCCGATGGGCCCGCATATCGGCAAGGTTCCGTTCATCGGCAACCGCGGCATCGCTGTTGAACACATGGCCGGCGGAACTTCCCGACTGGTCATGCCCTATTCGGAGAACAACGCGGACCTCGCCGGCGGAGTGCACGAAGGCGCCGTGTTGGCGCTCCTGGATACGACCGGCGCCATGGGATCGTGGGCCGAATCGGGTCCCGGCCGTTATAAAGCTTCGACCGTTTCCATGCAGCTCCAGAACCTCGCGCCCGCCCCGAAGGCCGATCTCGTCGCCTATGGTCGCTGCGCACAACGCGACGGTGCGATTTTCTGGACCGACGTCGAGGTGGCGAGCGCGGTCGACGGTCGCATCGCTTCTCGCGGCACCGTCCTCTACCGGATCGTGACCTGA
- a CDS encoding alpha/beta hydrolase: MESETRKIDVGGHKLRLSVAGNGPPDFLCLHGLVDRIEIWKRLVGPLSERGRVACIDQRGHGESEAPPGPYRREDLASDVSATIRELGAEKVVLVGHSMGGIISMTTALSHPEQVAGLVLIGTASQCNEKTAGWYERIAQAGEKDGNAGLAQAIYRGRGNKVIEGDAQGIADVTRTLKSLYEDPLTPKLSAITCPVLLIVGDKDPMGPKASSIIAARFPDAELVTVADCGHWVHVEEPEAVLDAIDRFLARLDS; this comes from the coding sequence TTGGAAAGCGAGACTCGGAAGATCGACGTCGGCGGCCACAAGCTGCGCCTGAGCGTCGCCGGAAATGGTCCTCCGGATTTTCTCTGCCTTCACGGCCTCGTCGATCGCATCGAGATCTGGAAGCGCCTGGTCGGACCGCTCTCGGAGCGGGGACGCGTCGCCTGTATCGACCAGCGCGGACACGGAGAGTCAGAGGCACCTCCCGGACCCTATCGACGGGAGGACCTCGCGTCCGACGTATCCGCCACGATTCGCGAACTCGGAGCGGAGAAGGTCGTACTGGTCGGACATTCGATGGGCGGGATCATCTCGATGACCACGGCCCTCAGCCACCCCGAGCAGGTCGCTGGCCTGGTCCTGATCGGCACGGCGAGCCAGTGCAATGAGAAGACCGCGGGCTGGTACGAGCGAATCGCGCAGGCCGGCGAGAAGGACGGCAACGCGGGTCTCGCACAGGCCATCTACAGGGGAAGGGGCAATAAGGTCATCGAGGGCGACGCCCAGGGGATCGCCGATGTGACGCGAACGCTCAAGAGCCTCTACGAAGATCCGCTGACACCCAAGCTTTCGGCCATCACCTGTCCCGTCCTGCTGATCGTGGGCGACAAGGACCCGATGGGACCCAAGGCATCCTCGATCATCGCGGCGCGATTTCCCGACGCGGAACTCGTGACGGTTGCCGATTGCGGCCACTGGGTGCACGTGGAAGAACCCGAAGCTGTGCTCGACGCAATCGATCGTTTCCTCGCGCGACTCGATTCATAA
- a CDS encoding acyl-CoA/acyl-ACP dehydrogenase — MTAATAQPVASEPLELGFTDEQEQLRELVRSFLAANSSEEDVRALMQTEEGFDEKVWSQMAEELGLPGLLIPEQFGGAGLTAVEVGIVLEEMGRTLYCGPFLSTAVMAASALVESGDSAAQAELLPDIATGQTRMTLAFAEQGQPGFDPETLACDALDDGDGVLLNGVKDSVVDGATADSILVIARGRDGLGLFHVDGAATGLERTPVPTLDPTRKLARLHFSKTPARPIAADFAAIESTLERIVVAMACEQVGGAQHCLDMAVEYAQERIQFGRPIGSFQAIKHKCADLLIGVEAAKSAARYAAACAAHRPDERAVAASMAKAYCSDVYTRAAEENLQIHGGIGFTWEHSCHLYLKRARSSQLLFGDPLHHREHLASLVGI, encoded by the coding sequence ATGACGGCCGCCACTGCGCAACCCGTCGCCTCCGAACCGCTCGAACTGGGATTCACGGATGAACAGGAACAGCTTCGCGAGCTCGTGCGCAGCTTCCTGGCCGCGAACTCGAGCGAAGAAGACGTACGCGCCCTCATGCAAACGGAGGAAGGCTTCGACGAGAAGGTTTGGAGCCAGATGGCGGAAGAACTGGGCCTTCCCGGTCTCCTGATCCCCGAGCAGTTCGGAGGAGCGGGCCTAACAGCCGTCGAAGTCGGGATCGTACTGGAAGAGATGGGGCGCACGCTCTACTGCGGCCCCTTCCTTTCGACTGCGGTGATGGCCGCGAGCGCGCTGGTCGAAAGCGGAGATTCCGCCGCTCAGGCGGAACTCCTCCCGGACATCGCAACCGGGCAGACGCGCATGACACTGGCCTTTGCGGAGCAGGGCCAGCCCGGCTTCGATCCGGAAACCCTTGCCTGCGACGCTCTGGACGATGGGGATGGGGTGCTTCTCAATGGCGTGAAGGACTCGGTGGTCGACGGTGCCACGGCGGACTCGATCCTGGTCATCGCCCGCGGCCGCGATGGCCTCGGTCTCTTCCATGTCGATGGCGCGGCCACAGGACTCGAGCGCACTCCGGTCCCGACGCTGGACCCTACGCGCAAGCTCGCGCGGCTGCACTTCTCGAAGACACCGGCCAGGCCGATCGCTGCCGATTTCGCGGCGATCGAAAGCACGCTCGAGCGAATCGTCGTCGCGATGGCCTGTGAGCAGGTTGGAGGAGCGCAGCACTGTCTCGACATGGCCGTCGAATACGCACAGGAGCGCATTCAATTCGGCCGACCCATCGGTTCCTTTCAGGCCATCAAGCACAAGTGCGCCGACCTGCTCATCGGCGTCGAAGCGGCGAAGTCAGCGGCACGCTACGCAGCGGCCTGTGCGGCTCATCGGCCCGACGAACGGGCCGTCGCCGCGAGCATGGCAAAGGCGTACTGCTCCGATGTCTACACCCGCGCGGCGGAGGAGAACCTGCAGATCCACGGCGGCATCGGCTTCACCTGGGAGCACTCCTGCCACCTCTATCTGAAACGAGCGCGAAGTTCCCAGCTTCTGTTCGGCGATCCACTTCATCATCGCGAGCACCTGGCGTCGCTCGTCGGAATCTGA